The nucleotide sequence ATTTCGCGGATCGCTGATCAGGTGCATGAACGCGAGGGGCGTGTACGCTGGATTTTAATTGCCGGACCGTCTTCCTCGGGTAAGACCACTTTTGCTAAACGTCTGGCGGTAGCACTAAAGGTGAACGGGCAGGATTCCAAAATGGTATCGGTGGACAACTATTTTGTTGATCGTATAAACACACCGCTGGATGAGCAGGGGAATTATGATTTTGAACACATTGATGCACTGGATCTCGAGTTAATATCAGAGCACCTGCGGCTGCTGGATGAGGGGAAAGAAGTGGTTCAGCCCCGATTTGACTTTGTGGCGGGGACACGTCGCTCTGATGGAATACCTGTTCAGCTTCATCCCGGTCAAATTGGTATTATTGAGGGCATTCATGGATTAAATCCGCGTCTTTCGCATGTGCTGGCATCGGAGCGGAAGTTTAAAATTTATATCAGTGCACTTACGCAGTTGAATTTAGATATGAACAACCGGATATCCACTACAGATAATCGACTGATTCGCAGAATGGTGCGCGATAATTTGTTTCGTGGTCATAGTGCGTTGCGTACGTTGGAGATGTGGCCCAGTGTTCGCGAGGGGGAGAAACGATGGATTTTTCCTCACCAGTCAGAGGCCGATGTCGCATTTAGTTCTGCATTGGGATACGAAATGGCGGTGTTGAAACCCTTTGCGGAGCCCTTGCTGACGGAGGTGAAGCCCTATCACGATGACTATACGGTGGCGCGGCGCTTGCAGGCTTTTTTGAAATGCCTGGTCGGTGCCCCCGTTACAGGGGTGCCGCGCAATTCCCTGTTAAGGGAATTTGTGGGTAACAGCGGATTTATTTATTCCTGAACATGGTCAGGGCCGGCTGCGTGCTTCCAGCAGGGTGTTGAGCTGGATGTCGGAAAACAGTTTGTCTGTGCCTAATTTTCGCTGTAACCTGAGCAAATAAATGTCCAGATGGATGTGTTCTGAAACAATATCAGTCAGCAGCGGATTCTCTGTGAAAGTGCCCACCATTTCTCGCCCGTTATAATTTCCGGCGATGAGGGATGATTTCATATCGATGACGAGCATGAATCGCAGATTATCGGCCGCAACGGTGGTTGCAATAGGGCTTTTATGGAAAAACTCCAGCGGTAGACCGTTCACATCAATGTCGGCAAAAGTAAACAGGATGATGCGCACGCCCCGGGCTGCAATGATATCCAGTTCTTCTTTAAATAAACCGGGTTCATAGCAGGAATTAATCAGCACCTCTTTTTCCGCCTTTAATAGCATTTCTTTGGTCTTCAGCAGAAAGTTGCTGTAACCCTTAATATTATAATATTCCTG is from Spartobacteria bacterium and encodes:
- a CDS encoding nucleoside kinase; this translates as MQMNSDSIIVTLHDAGNKQVELEPGTRVCDLLPQVMPKNPSPFLAALVNNYVVSLSYPLEVDSRVRFLTLQDSDGWRVYQRSMSFLLAKAAKRLWSDVDIRAEHSLDTGLYCSYECNGCTTIDSDRLTLLQDCMEDIVNEKKPIVWRKIYFEDALRHFENRNQPDKCNLLRFRNPPKVTVHQCGDFIDLAHGPLVDNTEMVNRFRLVPYAPGFVIQFPDRNQPAGLVPFERQEQIFTVFQCHKKWGRSVGIQTVGDLNEMIVHGEFEQFVRIEESFQEKQISRIADQVHEREGRVRWILIAGPSSSGKTTFAKRLAVALKVNGQDSKMVSVDNYFVDRINTPLDEQGNYDFEHIDALDLELISEHLRLLDEGKEVVQPRFDFVAGTRRSDGIPVQLHPGQIGIIEGIHGLNPRLSHVLASERKFKIYISALTQLNLDMNNRISTTDNRLIRRMVRDNLFRGHSALRTLEMWPSVREGEKRWIFPHQSEADVAFSSALGYEMAVLKPFAEPLLTEVKPYHDDYTVARRLQAFLKCLVGAPVTGVPRNSLLREFVGNSGFIYS
- a CDS encoding TrmB family transcriptional regulator gives rise to the protein MDLTKNLETLGFTKTEALVYVTLVKHVQLNGSQVAKLTGMSRSTIYSALNNLYVKGHVVLASGETSTYLPKDPEVLIEQLKTEFTRSADALKEELSHFKVPGTPQEYYNIKGYSNFLLKTKEMLLKAEKEVLINSCYEPGLFKEELDIIAARGVRIILFTFADIDVNGLPLEFFHKSPIATTVAADNLRFMLVIDMKSSLIAGNYNGREMVGTFTENPLLTDIVSEHIHLDIYLLRLQRKLGTDKLFSDIQLNTLLEARSRP